The region CAGCACGATTGCGCTGAGCCGGAAGACTTCCTGACGCGATGGCCAGGTGACTTTGCGCACTTCGGCGCGCACTTCGCGGAAATAGCGGGTGAGTCGATTGTCTTTCAGTGTCTCGGTCATCGCTTCTTCCCCTCACACAAGGAG is a window of Chloroflexi bacterium ADurb.Bin180 DNA encoding:
- a CDS encoding preprotein translocase subunit SecE, whose product is MTETLKDNRLTRYFREVRAEVRKVTWPSRQEVFRLSAIVLVVLVLMSIFMALLDWGFARLMQAIISLGTSK